One part of the Muntiacus reevesi chromosome 18, mMunRee1.1, whole genome shotgun sequence genome encodes these proteins:
- the HASPIN gene encoding serine/threonine-protein kinase haspin — MAASLPLPASGLFRTYGAAGGWGPRRRPGLAAVQWFPPQDRKRFFSSSSSDASSGGPSQSVVSDDPDDPDFPGSPVGQRRRRAGARLAKGRPSQIATPRRLRLRSRCPQKCSTPCGPLGAPSFPNGNPGCLSPDISVCGQPRDGGELGTSASLFSSPASPGPGFPAPEDSICTDPSTFLDEASEAPSNFHLPEASLDQAPLPCSQDAAIGGGRLTRLAHQAQASLRSALFSFLDSGNPEDSELGTDGKNLQEFCHDRELVGRRPESPGLSGRGKKRTTDQDSCQEIESQESVQIEYKEARGCKGRIAPGKSNWPERTRLSRKRKHQGTAETSLLHHCQITKGQKMEDDSCVTQDLTRLQNACSWTKTRASFSFHKKKIVTAVSEVCSCNTLASSLSESLMAEYSHHPVGNRTSCALSPWHSSSMYLLTPLKTQQVTDKKTCDAEKLYGECNQVGPIPFSDYLSEEKLECCEKIGEGVFGEVFQTVANHTPVALKIIAIEGQDLVNGAHQKTFEEILPEIIISKELSLLSDEAFNRTEGFIGLNSVHCVQGSYPPLLLQAWDHYHSTKGSANDRPDFFGEDQLFIVLEFEFGGIDLEQMRKKLSSIATAKSILHQITASLAVAEASLHFEHRDLHWGNVLLKKTSLKELHYTLNGKTSSIPTRGLQVNIIDYTLSRLERDGIVVFCDISRDEDLFMGEGDYQFEIYRLMRKENNNCWGEYHPYNNVLWLHYLTDKILNQMTFKSKHNTPALKRMKKQIQHFYQTMLNFSSATDLLCQHSLFQ, encoded by the coding sequence ATGGCGGCGTCACTCCCGCTACCCGCGAGTGGGCTCTTCCGAACGTACGGGGCAGCCGGCGGCTGGGGGCCGCGGAGGCGGCCGGGCCTGGCAGCCGTACAGTGGTTCCCGCCGCAGGACCGGAAGCGTTTCttcagcagcagtagcagtgacGCCAGCAGTGGCGGCCCCTCGCAGTCTGTCGTCTCCGACGATCCTGACGACCCCGACTTCCCCGGCAGCCCGGTAGGTCAGCGGAGGAGGCGCGCTGGCGCCCGACTCGCCAAGGGCCGGCCGAGTCAGATCGCGACCCCGAGACGCCTGAGGCTGCGATCGCGGTGCCCGCAGAAGTGCAGCACCCCCTGCGGCCCTCTAGGAGCGCCATCCTTTCCCAACGGCAACCCGGGCTGCCTGAGCCCGGACATCAGTGTGTGCGGCCAGCCCAGGGACGGCGGCGAGCTGGGCACCAGTGCCTCCCTGTTCAGCTCTCCGGCCTCTCCCGGCCCCGGGTTCCCTGCGCCAGAAGACAGCATCTGTACCGACCCTTCCACCTTTCTGGATGAAGCCTCAGAAGCTCCGAGCAACTTCCATCTCCCAGAAGCCTCCCTGGACCAGGCACCCCTCCCCTGTTCCCAGGACGCAGCGATAGGAGGAGGCAGGCTCACCAGGTTGGCCCACCAAGCCCAGGCCAGCCTCAGGTCAGCTCTCTTTAGCTTTTTGGACTCAGGAAATCCTGAGGATTCTGAGCTTGGGACAGATGGGAAGAATTTGCAGGAGTTTTGCCATGACAGGGAACTGGTGGGGAGGAGGCCGGAGAGCCCAGGTTTATCAGGCAGGGGTAAGAAGAGGACCACAGACCAGGACTCTTGTCAAGAGATTGAATCTCAAGAGTCTGTCCAGATAGAATACAAGGAGGCCCGTGGGTGCAAGGGCAGAATCGCACCTGGGAAAAGCAACTGGCCTGAGAGAACCAGGCTAAGCCGAAAAAGGAAGCATCAAGGGACAGCAGAAACCTCCCTCCTCCATCACTGCCAGATTACAAAAGGCCAAAAGATGGAAGACGATTCATGTGTCACCCAGGACCTGACGCGTTTACAGAACGCCTGCTCTTGGACCAAAACCAGAGCCTCTTTCAGTTTCCACAAGAAGAAGATCGTGACAGCTGTGTCTGAAGTGTGCAGCTGCAACACCCTGGCCAGTTCTCTGTCTGAGTCCCTCATGGCAGAATATTCACACCACCCTGTTGGGAACAGAACAAGCTGTGCTCTGTCCCCCTGGCACTCCTCCTCTATGTATTTGCTAACCCCCTTAAAGACACAGCAGGTCACAGACAAAAAGACATGTGATGCAGAAAAGCTTTATGGGGAATGCAATCAGGTGGGTCCCATCCCCTTCAGCGACTACCTCTCTGAAGAAAAACTAGAATGCTGTGAGAAGATCGGAGAAGGGGTGTTTGGTGAAGTGtttcaaacagttgctaaccACACACCTGTGGCCCTAAAAATCATTGCTATCGAAGGACAGGACTTAGTCAATGGAGCTCACCAGAAAACTTTTGAGGAAATCCTGCCAGAAATCATCATCTCCAAAGAGCTGAGCCTCTTGTCTGATGAGGCATTCAACCGCACAGAAGGCTTCATTGGGCTGAACTCGGTACACTGTGTTCAAGGTTCTTACCCTCCCTTGCTCCTCCAAGCCTGGGATCACTATCACTCAACCAAAGGGTCTGCAAACGACCGGCCTGACTTTTTCGGGGAAGACCAGCTCTTCATCGTGTTGGAATTTGAGTTTGGAGGGATTGACCTAGAGCAAATGAGAAAGAAGCTGTCCTCCATTGCCACTGCCAAGAGCATTCTGCACCAGATCACTGCCTCCCTTGCTGTGGCCGAGGCCTCTCTGCACTTTGAGCACCGAGACTTGCACTGGGGGAACGTGCTCTTAAAGAAGACCAGCCTCAAAGAGCTCCACTACACCCTCAACGGAAAGACGAGCTCCATCCCCACCCGAGGGCTGCAAGTCAACATCATCGACTACACCCTGTCCCGCTTGGAGCGGGATGGGATTGTGGTTTTCTGTGACATCTCCAGGGACGAGGACCTGTTTATGGGAGAAGGTGACTACCAGTTTGAGATCTACAGGCTGAtgaggaaagaaaacaacaactgCTGGGGTGAATATCACCCATATAACAACGTGCTCTGGCTACATTACCTCACAGATAAGATCCTGAATCAGATGACCTTCAAGTCCAAACATAACACCCCCGCCTTGAAGCGAATGAAGAAACAGATCCAGCATTTCTATCAGACTATGCTGAACTTCAGCTCTGCCACGGACCTGCTCTGCCAGCACAGTCTATTTCAGTAA